Below is a genomic region from Bradyrhizobium sp. 1(2017).
ATGATCGAGCCGCGCGCTCGGGCGCTCGCCATAGAGCGGGTTCAGGCTCGCATTGTCGATGAAGCCGGCATAGGTCTTCGCGGCGCCCCATGAATATCCGGCATTGCCGCCGACATAGAAGCCGCTCCAGTCCCACGATGGGGCGAACCGCGCCTCACGGAAGATCGAGGGCGTATCCTGCTCGCGCGCGATGCCGATCCTGGTGGTCGCCGGCGCATCGGCACCGTATTTGACGTTGAGGAACAGCTTGACGGTCCGGCCCGGCAGCAGGATCTCGTCCTTGTGGAACTGCACGGAGTTGCGGATGTCGGCGTTGAGGAGATTGTCGCCGGTCAGGCCGGTCGCCAATTCCACCGCGCCCCAGGGCGAATCCTTCCAGCGCTGCCGGTGCTCGATTTGGAGCTTGAGCAGATTGTAGCCGTCGGTCGGCGTGTCGAATTGCGCAAAGTCGTTCTGCCGGAAGGCGTGCAGCAGGTTCAGCCGCGCGTACCAGGCGTCGCTGCGCCAGTACACGCCGCCGCCGAGCCGCATCGGCGGGATGCGCGGCACGTTGGTGCCGTCGGTGAAGGTGGCGCGCACCATGTCGAACTGGCCTTCCAGTCCGAAGATGCCGCCGGAGAGCGGCGACACGTCCCATTGCCACGACAGTTCGCCGCCGCGGAAGATCGCGTCGCGCTGGGAGTAGGCGACCTGGATGTAGTCGCCGGTGCCGCCGGCCAAACAGGTCGCGAACGTCGCCCCGCAGAAATTGCCGGTTGACTGGCCAAAGATGAACTTGTCGTAGCGGGTGTAGTAGAGGCTGGCATCGAACCTGACATCGCCGAGGATTCGCTTCAGGCCGATCTCCGCGGTGTTGGCGGTCTCGAGTGTCAGGTCGGAATTGCCGATCTTGAAGGTCTTCTCCGAATCATCGGGCCCGCTGGCGAACAGTTCGAGCGCGCGCGGCGCGCGCTGGATCCGCTGCAGCGTCAGGCTGGCCTGAAGATACGACGGCAGATCCTTGATCACGCCGAGGCTGAGGCTCGTCGGCAGGAAGCTCGATCGGGATGGCGAGCTCACCGGTTCGTTCGGCGGCGGCAGGTAGGTCGATGGAAATTCGAACGAGGTGCCGGCGACATCGACGGATTCGATGCGGGCGGCGAACTGGGTTCGCAGCGTATCGGTGTGCTGCAATTCCTCGAACACGTACCCGGCGGCGGTCTTGGTCTGCGCCGGAAGCAGGATGGCCTGGCCGATCGTGTCGAGGCGCTGGTATGCGGCCTGCACGCCGACGATGCCGGTCAGCGCGCCGAGCGGCGTCGCCACCGGCCGGCTTTCCACTTCGACCTTGCCCTCGGTCTGGCGGTTCTTGAAGGTCGCGCCGATGGTCTGGAAGTTTCCGAAAGCGGTCTGGTTGAGATTGATCTCGTCGTGCCGGTAGTCCGAATAGCCGAGCCAGTAGCGGACGGCGGCGATCGCCATCGCGTCCGGACGATACTCGCCCTTGCTCATGATCTTGGTCTGCTCGAGATCGTTGTGCTGCTGGCTTTCGGCCGCCGCGATGCCGGGGACATGGTAATCGCTGGTGAAACGGGAGATCGACAGGCCGGCATAGCCGCCGTCGAACAGATAGGAGCCGCCGATCGCCGCGCCCGCGCTCTGCATCGCCGAGTTCGGCTGTCGGCCGTTGAAGGCCGGCGCCGGGCTGGGCGGCGCGAGATAAGGGTAGCTCGGGATGCGATAGTCCTGGGCGCCGCGGCCGTAGACGTCGGCATGCACGGCTGCGTTGCCGGCACCGGCGTCGAGCAGCAGGCCGCTTTCCCAGCCATTGTCGACCGAGGTGACGGCCGACCGCAGCTCGGCGGCCATTCCCCCGACCGGCGCGGCAATCGGAATCCGGTTGTTGGTGACGTCGACGATGCCGCCGACGGCTTGCGAGCCGAAGCGCAGGGCGCCCGGCCCGCGAAAGATCTCGGTCTTCTGCAGCGCCAGCGGATCGAGCGGAACGCCGTGATCCTGCGCGATGTCGGAGACGTCGACACTGCCGATGCCGTTCTCCTGGATCCTGACCTTGGCGTCGGACAGGCCGCGCAGCACGGGGCGCGACGACTGGGTCGACAGGCCGGCCGAGGTCGCGCCGGGTGCGGTGAAGAACAGATTGCCGAAGCTCGTGCTTGTGCTCGCCTGGATCTGGTCGCCGGTCAGCGCCGATGGCGCGAAGGGCGGGACGGCGGACGCGGCCGGTGGCGGCGTGGGCGCCGCTACGCTGCGCGATGCGGTCGGCCGGCCAGCCGGCTCATTGCGCGTGGTGCGGCGAGCTGGCCTCGGCTGCCGGCCCTCGACCGTCACCTGGGGAATTTCGATTTCTGACGGAGCATTGGCCTGTGCCGGCGATGACGGCGCGGGCGCTGACGGCGGCGCCGGGGTGGCGGAGGACGGGGACCCGGACGTGGTGGGGGCCGGCGCGGGTGCTGCGGAGGGCCGCGCGTTCGATGCATCCGGCGACGCTTGTGGCTGGGACTGGGCTGCGGGCGACCCGGACGGGGCGTCGGTCGCGGGAGGGGTGGCCTGCTGGGCCGCCGCGATCCCGTGCAGGCAGATCAAGGCGACCGACGTCGTGCCCAAAAGGGCCCGACGAGCAACCCAAACGCGCATTCCCAACCTCCAACGTGCTCCCGGCACGCTTAGCAAACGCACCAACATGTAGCTAAAGCTACAATTGAGATGCTCGGCTACGATGTCAAGGTGGGGCTGTTGCAATTGCGAAGCTGTTGCAGGAAGGCGACACGGCAAACCGCCGGCTTGCAATGTCCTGCCGGGGGGCCCATGGTCGGTCAGCTATGAATGCGGATTCTCCCATGGGCCGGAAGGCTTCACCGACGCGCAAGCCCTCTCTGCATGCCCTGCCGACGGAACAGGCACAGGCGCGACGCTTCGGCAAGGCCCGT
It encodes:
- a CDS encoding TonB-dependent receptor domain-containing protein is translated as MTVEGRQPRPARRTTRNEPAGRPTASRSVAAPTPPPAASAVPPFAPSALTGDQIQASTSTSFGNLFFTAPGATSAGLSTQSSRPVLRGLSDAKVRIQENGIGSVDVSDIAQDHGVPLDPLALQKTEIFRGPGALRFGSQAVGGIVDVTNNRIPIAAPVGGMAAELRSAVTSVDNGWESGLLLDAGAGNAAVHADVYGRGAQDYRIPSYPYLAPPSPAPAFNGRQPNSAMQSAGAAIGGSYLFDGGYAGLSISRFTSDYHVPGIAAAESQQHNDLEQTKIMSKGEYRPDAMAIAAVRYWLGYSDYRHDEINLNQTAFGNFQTIGATFKNRQTEGKVEVESRPVATPLGALTGIVGVQAAYQRLDTIGQAILLPAQTKTAAGYVFEELQHTDTLRTQFAARIESVDVAGTSFEFPSTYLPPPNEPVSSPSRSSFLPTSLSLGVIKDLPSYLQASLTLQRIQRAPRALELFASGPDDSEKTFKIGNSDLTLETANTAEIGLKRILGDVRFDASLYYTRYDKFIFGQSTGNFCGATFATCLAGGTGDYIQVAYSQRDAIFRGGELSWQWDVSPLSGGIFGLEGQFDMVRATFTDGTNVPRIPPMRLGGGVYWRSDAWYARLNLLHAFRQNDFAQFDTPTDGYNLLKLQIEHRQRWKDSPWGAVELATGLTGDNLLNADIRNSVQFHKDEILLPGRTVKLFLNVKYGADAPATTRIGIAREQDTPSIFREARFAPSWDWSGFYVGGNAGYSWGAAKTYAGFIDNASLNPLYGERPSARLDHAGLGVQAGYNWTMGRMVAGIEGDFAYAGQHGQSSTTCPTAACNAALLPLDAPMTAAMAYRLDWMASLRGRVGVAVTPATLAYLTAGVPFGTVTSSGSVSGFTTTGAATTTPFNVDTFRFGWAVGAGLESRLFGNWTGRIEYLHADLGSFRATPNMAGGMATSFDSDAQVRTDTVRVGVNYKFGATIAGD